The genomic stretch CCTTGAAACCATATGTTtcttttgtgatgatcaactgtgatagacttagctcttctcagaaataaaataatccaaagcaatggcaaaagactcatgatggaaaatgttcttcatatccagaaaaagaactatgaagtctgaatgcagattgatgaatactattttcaatttcgttgtttgtttcttctttcttatgttttttcttttgttctgattcttctctcacaaaatAACTattgtgtaaatatgtttaaaaaaagaaaacatatgttTTATAgagtaataaatatataatgtactACTCTTACCTAGAGGAGAAAGTGCAAGTTTAAGAAAGAGataagcaaaaagagagagagaaagaaagaaaggaaagaaggaaggaaggaaggaaggaaggaaggaaggaaggaaggaagaaagaaagaaagaaagaaagaaagaaagaaagaaagaaagaaagaaagaaagaaagaaagaaagaaagaaagaaagaaagaaagaaagagatatgcaccagtcctggattcaggaagacctgaattcaaatctggcttcaggaacttgacccttactagcagAGCAAggcatgtaaccctcattgccccccccaaaaaaaataagagagagaaagagggggggagagatagagagatagagagaagagacagagtcacttacataaaatataattttactgGATAAAGAGTATATAAATATAGTAAATTTACTAAATGAATGAGGTAGAATATAACATAGGGTGTCAAAGATTCTTAATGTGTTTTTAATCTGTTGAGccttaaaacttcactaaaacTTTTGTGATGCAAATAGAAATTATAAGACATGGACAACAATCCTAAGAATTAAAGGAAGGTAGAAATTAATTTGGATTCCAgcagcctggaaagacttgagggAAAACCATCATTAAATTTGGCctagaaatgagagaaatagtCTGTTAAGCAGTGAAAAGTAGGGGCAAAAAAATCCTAGGTAGAAATAATAGCATGAGCAAATTTAGAGAAATACTTGACTCAATGCAAATTGTAGTATGgaatttatatttcctttatcacccctccctccctactcttaaccactataaaatatattaataacataGAAGTTAAcattatatgaaaatataaatgttaaatatatgCTGGTACCCATCAGTAGTGTGATTTAGTATGATTTTATAAGTTTTACTGCATGCTAATTGCTGTTTCTACATTTATTCCAAGTCTTCTGGATTTATGAACTTGTGGAATTTTGAAATAGAAGCAACTTTGTAGTATAAAGATATAACATTGTAATTTGTAAAGAATCTTCCAATGTAGAATATATAATGCAATAATTTCTGGATTGCGGATTAATATATAGAAGAAAGATGTTATATCTGAAAGATATTTTAGATTTGAAGATATAGATTGTCACAATTAAAGGGAAGCTAAAAGCATAAAATACCAGGTCTGGAAGGGACATTATTGACCATCTAACCAAgatcactcattttacagaaaagggaactgaAGCCTTGAGTGGGAAAATGGCATTCCAATTCTGAATTCATGATTGCCACAGATTGAatatacaggaaaaaaatgacagttaCAAATCTCACTGATATGGTGGAATTTATTCTCCTTGGATTTTCTGATCTTCCCAATCTCCAAGGGAtactctttgggattttcttagtcATCTACCTGAGTATCCTGATAGGAAACGGCCTCATTCTTGTAATAACCAAGGTTGATCCAGCTCTCCAGAcccctatgtatttttttctaggaaatttttccttcttGGAAATATGTTACACATCAGTCACTCTCCCCAGAATGCTGATGAACCTGTGGACTcagaaaagaaacatttctttGTTAGCCTGTGCTGTACAGCTAGGCTTCCTCCTAATTTTGGGAGGCACTGAATGCCTACTCCTGGGTGTAATGGCCTATGACCGTTATGTGGCCATTTGTAAGCCCCTGAATTATCCTCTAATCATGAACCACAGGGTATGCATTCAGCTGGTGGTTGCTTCTTGGGTCAGTGGGGTCCCAGTTCAGATTGGGCAAACATACCAGATTTTTTCTCTGCCCTTCTGTGGTTCTAAGGAACTCAATCATGTTTTCTGTGATATCCATCCATTATTTGCGGTGGCCTGTGGAGACATCTCTCTGAATGAATTCTCTGTCTATGCAGATGCTGTACTCTTTGCCATGGTTCCTTTTCTGTTGATACTTGGATCCTATGTCAAAATCATTTCCACCATCCTGAAGCTGCCATCTGCAACTGGAAGATCGAAAGCCTTCTCAACTTGTTCCTCTCATCTCATAGTTGTGGCTTTATTCTTTGGGTCAGCTATCATTATGAATTTACGACCAAAATCTACCCACACAGAAAGGACAGACAAAATACTGGCTCTTTTCTATACCATTGTCACCCCTATGTTTAACCCCCTAATTTACAGCCTGAGGAATAAGGATGTCATTGCTGcaatgaaaaaattatttcaaatttgagaaacaaaatgaaacaaatagtGGAAATTCCAGAGGCCCCTTGTCTGTATCCTTATAATGCAATAACTATAATAACTACCTGTCACACTTGTATTCTCTCTTTTAGATACTTTATCATTCTCAAGTCTTTTGGGGGAAAGAATCTTCCCATTGAGACTTGTTTCTTGTGATGAGGAAACATCAAAAAGAACCATCAAATTtttaatgcttgtttattgattttgtCTTCCCTTTTGAAATGAAAGGGCAAACTAAGTTAAATATCTAAAGACTAATGTTGCAGAATATTTGTAGTAAATTGACATTACCAAAGCAATTTTGCTTAGGGGTGGCAGAAAATTGCATGATTCTTTGTTTGTGTGTgggaatttaaatttatttatttatttagaattttccccaagatacatgtaaaaagaaaaaaaaattcaaatagatttgaaaaaactttttattccaaattatcttcctctgtccctcctcacctgtccctaagaaatcaaacaattcagtaCAAATCATAcctgtgcagtcatacaaaacattttcacattagtcaggttgtgaaagaaaacagacaaaataactttagaaagaggaactaacaaataaaattatacttctatatgtattcagatactatcagttctttctctgttgatggtttgtatttttcatatgtccttctgatagcatcctgctcatttcttccacaattactattgctaactgtactACCCTCCATtgtattctctccccttgatatttattctatttttctaacTAGaattctttcaccttatccctcctcaaaaatgtttttctttttactgctcccttccccaatctgccctcccttctctcatctcatccccttatccccttcccttcctactttccctcaggtaaaaatatattactatacccactcgAGTGtgcatattattccctctttgagccaatttttatGATAAGCCTCAttcactccctcactccttccctatctccccctccactccataagcattttcttgtttcttttattagctactttaccacattacacttctcccttttcctttcttccagtgcatacttcttacctcttaattttatttaaagatgtcatcatgggtcagctaggtgacacagtggacaaagcatcagccctggattcaggaggcctcaagcccaaattcagccccagacataagccatcccaccctgtctgccgcacaaaaaacaaggataagcaaaaaataaatgctttaaagatattatcccttcatattcaattcacaactatgccctctgtctaagtatattcctttcaactgccctaatactgagaaagttcttatgagttagaagtattatcttcacatgtaggaaggtaaacagtttaactttttaatatccctcatagtttctttttcctgtttacctttttatgcttctccaagtTCTTgtatttttaagtaaaattttctattaagttcaggtcttttcatcacaaatgcggcctgtctggggctggatctgtatcATGTGCTAAGCTGCTCTCACCCTGTACAGCAGACGATCCTTGCCACTTATTTAAccagtctttggctggaaagtaatctcactctgttcttttatgggttTTGTTGctctaggagttgtcttatggcattttttaagGTATGTGAACAGATTTGTCTGGAGCTCAGAGCatcacagcctttcttccaccatcttgactgTGCCCCTTAACCTTGATTGTTTACTTAATATTTCTAAGCCTGGACTGTTTCTGAGCTCAACATTTTATCTCCCACCTGTTTTGATTCATGTAAAATGTCCATCTTCCTCTAAAACCATTCTGTGAAACATTATTTGATACTCCCAGTATTTAATGTTCTccctttcctcaaatttctttccatttagTTAGTAATTAAAATACTATTTCCTCACTGAATAATATGAGGACCCTGAATCAAATTATTTTGCATCTACTTAATAGTGCAAACTATGGCAAATCAGGTTAATTTCAGTTTCCTGAAAGCTGATAAATTTAACTTTTTTACCCTAAAGTCTAACACATTTTGTTTCATTAGGTTCATATTTGTTAATCGAACTTTGTAATGCCAAGTATAAAAATCATATTAGATTAATTTCAGTTCAGAAACACTTAAATCCTATAGTGCAGATTAAACTCCCTttaaaatctcttccttccttagCTCTTATTTAGTCTGGTGCTCTGCCAACAATATACTATatgttcaaaattttctttttctcatttgagtTGATAAAGATATTGATTGGATGGTTAGAGAGTGTTCATGCTACAAAATATTGAAAGTGAAAATCATCAATTGGAGCCCATAAGTACATATTATTCTACTATCATAAATCACATGGATACTAGTAAATTGGACTAGAATTACTAAAATAAGCAAAATTTCATTAAAGTTCCTCAAAATGAAACACTTGTAGGCAATGGGAACAATAACCATTTAACAAGATCCATACAATGTTATAAAGTGGATTGTCCcaattgacatttaaaaaaaatgaaaataattaaaatatataaaactcaGCAAAAAATTATTGAGAGCAATTAACGAATCCATATATTTCagaattgaaatatattttaggggtagctaggtagtgcagtggatagagcatcaaccctagagtcaggaggacctgaattcaaatccggcctcaaacacttgacacttactagctgtgtgaccttgagcaagtcacttaaacccaattgcctcaccaaaaagaaagaaagaaagaaagaaagaaagaaagaaagaaagaaagaaagaaagaaatatattgtaGAAGTCATTGAGTACACCTGACACCAAACAATACATGTTAAACACCCAGTAAGTGACCATGCTTGGAGACGTCTGGTGAGAATGAATCAACCAACAAATCAGTATCTTTTAAGCTTCCACAATGTTTCTTACTGTGTTAAGTTGTTAAGTATAGaggatacaaatttaaaaaaagaaaagaaaaaaaagaaaagagaagagaagagaagagaagagaagagaagagaagagaagagaagagaagagaagagaagaaaagaaccaATTCCTACTAATTTTATGGAACTTACATTTAATTGGTAGAGAcatcatgtacatatataagtaaatttatatgaaataaatacaacatGAAACCAAGGTGACTAGTAAAGGAGGACATTAGCCCTGGGAGCAATTAggaaagtgaataaataaaagagaatgtcTTAGCTAGCATTTAAAGAAAGAGGGGAGATCTCTGAGTTAAACGCGAGAGGGGAAGAATGGAATTATGATGTTGGTGGACTGACTATGAAATcgtgagtcatctgcatagatgtAAAGAAGGTCTGACTTCATCTAGTAGAGGAAAAAATCTCACTCTGTTAGAGAAAATAGTTTGGCTATGGGGGGGGAGACATTTATGATGTTTCTCACTATCAAAAAATACTattactttcaaatatataatgacCTCTGTCTGAATCTATTAGAACAATTGCCTGGTTTTTTCCTCATATGCTATATAAGAACCAATTGTTGTACCATTGTGACCCCCTTGTACCATTCTGCACAATATTACATGTTGTATAAGATGCAATTGCTGAGCTCATTACCACACAAAGAATTCAATTTGATATAACAATTAATGCTATATGCTAAGTTGGTGAGCCCTTAACTTAGATCAAATCCACAATGCTAGGAGATTCATATATATCTGAACTCCTACTGTTAGAAACATAAACTCTTCCACTCCCCTAATTGTGTAGATtggttttttttcaatatttttgctACTACATCTCGATCGTGTTAACTCTGTGTTCCCATTATCCCTAGAAACTGATACCCAATGGACAACAATTTTGTAATAAAGTTGACCCTGGGATCTTGAAGTCTATGCAATTTCCCTGTGCTAAACAACCATCACTGACTTCTACTATTTCTAGGCTCAAATATAAActtgtttatcatttttaaacATTCACAAACTAGCATATTGTTATCTTTCCAGACTCTCTTTCCAGttctccagttctctttccattactcCCTTTGATGGGCCATGGGTACATTTTGGAATATTCAATAAATGCATCAGAATTTCACAATATCCTGTCTTCACACTCCTCTAGcttccctctttcatttctttgcatAGGATATCCTACATATCCAGAACCAAATCCCTTCTTATCTTAAACTTTTAGAATATGAAAGttcctttaagacccagctcaggggcagctagatggcacagtggataaatcattgcccctggattcaggaggacctgagtttaaatctggcctcagacacttgacatttactagctgtgtgaccctggacaagtcacttaaccctcattgcaccctacccccccccaaaaaaaagacacagtTCAAGCACCACATTTAGCAGGAGGACTTTTCCAGTTCCCTAGGAACTATTGCTTTCCTCTCTAAGGCTTCATTACATGAactctatatttattttgaaaatacacACTTATTTGTTGTGGTATTccctattataatgtaagctctgtAAGGACAGgaaatatctttattttccttttcttgtccaAACTTTAACACAATGCTTGATATATAGTAAGCcttacaaatgcttattgacactGATAGAAAAACATCATAATGGTCCCAGCAATAGATTGGGATTGCTTTCTCAGGACCAGTTTTTCTACATGTGAAAAAGGATAGGTAATCATGAGGAGACTGGATCCTTGGTAATGAATCATTTGACTATGGCAATCTGTGATCCAAAGAGATGCAAAATGGCCTGTAGTCCTTTGagatttccttccatctctccaagGAAGTTTGCAGAATAATGAAATATGAAACAGAaggttttattaaaatataatttatgaatATGATTGAAATGAGCACGAATTGAGTCACATCAATCTTAATATAGACATACAataaaaaaactgagacaaaagggAATTTTAGCAAAATGGGAAGatccaataaatcaataaaatttattaaataatgacTATTAATTAGGCATTTTCATAGGCCCATGGATTCTCTAAACAGGTACAAGTAATAGAGATTGATGAAGAATCAATTTTATCATGCATCCCAAAGCATCAGGAAATATCATTATATTTGatatttggtcatttttcagtattcacaatgaatatttgaaaaaaatcataacaaaatgatCCCAATGTACATGACTATATTTTCACATTATACTCTATCAACTCAAGAATTCAATCATCATATTTATGTAGATTATTCTTACATTTCTCTGTCCAGCACTCACTTCTCTCCTgacattcattaattcatttctaGGTagctattggacattttgaactagatgttttgtggacatcttaaactcatgtCTAAAACTGAGTTCATTGTTTTTCCCCAAAAATATTCCCCTTTACCAAGGGTCCCTATTGCTATCCAGGGTACCACCAACCTTCCTAGTCACAGATACTCACAAGTttagtgtcatcctcaactccttattTCACTTATCTCCTTAACTCACTTCCAATCCACTACCAAGCCCTACTGATCTTATCCTCTTGGTTATCTTGTTATTGCTCACATATCTCCTCATTCCAAATATTTATATTGAGTGAACTCTAATGTTGAAATTCTCTCCCCAACCATAACCACCTCCTGCCTTACCTTGCTTCCATCAAGTCTCAACTGGTCTaaccttcttaaaaaaaaacaaacaaacaaataaacaaaaacaaaacttcttttCCAATTCTCTTTAAAGTCTTCCCTCTAAGATTTTCCCAATGTTTTgcttgcacatagttgtttacatgctattatcctcattagaatgtgaacttttttatattatatgtatatattacatatacatacacatacatatatacatgtgtgtatatgtatatatatgtatgtgtgtatatgtatatatatatatatatatacacacacacacacaaacacacacacacatatgtttgtggCTCTGAGAGTTCAGAAGCCTTATATGCCTAgaatagaggggagagagggtgCTCAGTGTCCCTGCCTCCTTTTGCATCCCAGGCCAAGAGCGCATGTGAGAGCATAAGATCCGTGTGGTCCAGAGAAGAGGCAACCCTTACACACtattccaagctaattggccagtatcattcaaatctattggtttacaggacttgagggtggtaCATGAGCAGTAAGTTGTGGTGAATAAAAAACTTATGGGATTGCCCTATTATTGTCCcaaatttagggaaaattagctggggtttatcatatatttgttacttagaaattagaggctactgctcaaggtttggggcattaagcatttattaaagtacatcaAGTATTAATAAAGAGATCACATGGCtcagaaaattaaaagagataaacaggaacCATAGTGGGCTGtatctgctctcaccaagttccagggccaagagcaTGTGACTGTGTAAGCTCTGTGCAGGCTGGAGGAGAGCCTGctcttacacattgctcaaagctaattggctagcatcattataatctattggttcactggatttgagggtggtctggaGCAGAGTTTGCTGATATCAGAGTATGGAGTCctgtgaggggaaaaaaccttcaggtgggtgtggtttttagtgaggtatgtatatgtttatgtaggtatgtgtatgtatacatatgtatatatgcatgcatatgtatatgtgtatatatgtatacacacatacatatatacatattatatgctACTTAATtaaagcttgttgacttgaaaTGACAAAATTTCAGAGGAAAGTAGCAGATAAATTCTATAATGAACTCAATATTttctccaaataaataaatatataccttTTTCCTCTGGGACAAgtatgaaaaggtaaaaaagaggaagaaaaccaaaatatgtCAGAAAAACTTCTATATCAAGAACaacaagagaaaaagactttTAAATTACTCCAAAGACTTTTGATTATATATCGCAAATACttctatttgaaagaaaaacgcagaaaaaaaagaacatcaaataTCATAAAAACTTAAAGTTCATCATGTTTTGGcagataggaaaagaaaagctTTTATCTGAAATGTCATTTCATAATCAGTTCTCTAGAACCACATCACTGACTAGttagaggaaattaaaaaaatataaattagaagaTAGAATTAAAATTACAAGAATGCcatgtatttaaaataatttaattatcttTCAATTGTCATAAATGAAAAGTGAATAATGCAtgcaataaaggaaaataatactaatTATACAATTTGATGCAAGGTTTAATCAATACACATCAATTGCTAGAAGGAGTCCCAAAGCTCCTAATACTCCAGTCTGAAACGTTTAATTTTTGTTGTGGTTCTTGTTCTActatatccaattctttgtgaccccatttggtgttttcttggcaaagatcctgggatAGTTgggtatttccttctccagctcactttacaaatgagggaactggggcaaattgggttaagtgacttgcctatggttacTAATACAAGGATATGAATGTATGTCATTGGTTCTCTATGAATTTAGGTTTACAGGTGAAAGAGTTATAGATTCTGAAAATTTTGAAAGGCTTATAGTGGGCATCCATTCCAAACTATACATGAAGGgaatctatataaaatataacagaCAACTGATAATTCAGAAGCTGATTGAAAATGCCCAAGGAGGAGAAACCTAACACCTTACTAGGAAGAATGTTCTACTCCTTGTCAGTTATGTTAGAAAGTTGTCATGAACCTCTTCCTTCGCTATGATTCTGAATTTAATTTTCCCTCTGTATCtgctgctcctagttctgccatctggcgtaaaataaaaaagtctaatgatagaccttcaaatacttaaatacaGCTCTTATTCTACTCCTTTTCCTGAGGattttccctcaaaaataaatatatggagtTCCTTCATCTTGTCTTCATATGATATTGAATGGTGTCAGCATAATAGAGGAAAATTGAAGAATTAGAATCCTCCTGCATCTCTGAATAATGGTGGGAGATGAAATATGGCCCACCTGACCAtccttcttattttcttctttctttctttctttcttcttcttcttcttcttcttcttcttgtttattttttattctttccataatCATTCAtccctaattattatttttatgcttGAATCAATCCTCTTTCAGATTTTGCTTAAATTTGGAAATTTTGTTAAACTTCCTCTGTTCTTTCCAACTCTTCTACTTAATTTAATATACTTCTACCATTAAGATTTGTTTTTGGCCTTTTGGACATGAGGAGACTTTATCACCTTACAAATAAAAGATTAAGCAAGAAAAGTTGTGTAATGATACCTAAGAAATATGATTAAAACTGATGGAATGAGTGATAAACTATGGGAATCTTTTtaactgcatttttatttttatgaaacttATAATACTTGAGTAAATATCCTAATACAATTTGTGGACTGTCTGTGTCAAACTTAATGGAGGACATGAAATAAAATGCAATGGAAAGGAGAGATATGAGAATTAATGGATGCAGTCCACATAGCAATATTACAGAATAATTGGTTTAAAGAAATCATATAGCTTTAAGTTCAATTTTTCAATGGCCTAAGGTTTCTCTGTGTTGCAAAATTTGctttaatttaatctttcttaTATTCAGGCAATTGTCTCAGTTTGTGCATTCAATTTTAAGATGGTAAAAAGAGCCTTAACAATAGACCTTCATAAATCagttcaatttgttttcagaaaACACATAGACTCTGTTGCCATAATTCTGGAAATGGGAAGAAGTCTCTGAAGAACTTAAAATGACAGTTTTCTAATGTGGGTAGGAGGGCAGAAAATGAGTTAGATTTCCATAGGCATTATGCACTAAGTACAAGGGAAATAAGTTTTCATTAGTTTGTCTTTTTTGCTTCTTGATGTTAGTCATTTAGTTAGTAAATTCCTTATTGCAGCAATGACATCTTTGTTCCTTAGGCTATATATCAAAGGGTTAAATACTGGGGTCACAATGGTGTAGAAAAGGGAAAACACTTTGTCTGTTCCTGCTGAGTAGCTGGACTTGGGTCTCAAATACATAATAATACCAGACCCATAGAATAAGCCTACAACGATGAGGTGGGAGGAACAAGTAGAGAAAGCTTTGTATCTCCCCGTGACTGATGGGAGCTTCAGGATGGTGGCAATGATTTTGACATAGGACCCAACAATCAAAAGAAAGGGAACCATGGCAAATAACACAGCATCAGCATAGACAGAAAACTCATTCTTGGAAGTGTCCCCACATGCCAGCTTCAGTAATGGAGGAATGTCACAGAAAACATGATTGAGTTTATTAGAACCACAGAAGGGCAAAGAGAAGATCTGATATGTCAGTGCTATCTGAACTGGGATCCCAGTAATCCAGGAGCCAATCAGCAGCTGAATACACATTTTTTGATTCATAATGACAGGATAGTACAGAGGCTTACAAATGGCCACATAACGATCATATGCCATCACCCCCAAGAGGAAACATTCACTATTCCCCAAAATGAGGAGAAAGCAAAGTTGTATGCTACAGGCCAGcaaggaaatgtttcttttttgggTCCAAAGATTTGTCAGCATTCTGGGAAG from Dromiciops gliroides isolate mDroGli1 chromosome 6, mDroGli1.pri, whole genome shotgun sequence encodes the following:
- the LOC122731647 gene encoding olfactory receptor 10AG1-like, whose protein sequence is MEFSGRKLVGGNLTVMMEFILIGFSELPNLQGFLFGIFLVTYMSILIGNGLIIIITKVDAGLQTPMYFFLGNFSFLEICYTSVTLPRMLTNLWTQKRNISLLACSIQLCFLLILGNSECFLLGVMAYDRYVAICKPLYYPVIMNQKMCIQLLIGSWITGIPVQIALTYQIFSLPFCGSNKLNHVFCDIPPLLKLACGDTSKNEFSVYADAVLFAMVPFLLIVGSYVKIIATILKLPSVTGRYKAFSTCSSHLIVVGLFYGSGIIMYLRPKSSYSAGTDKVFSLFYTIVTPVFNPLIYSLRNKDVIAAIRNLLTK
- the LOC122731642 gene encoding olfactory receptor 10AG1-like, encoding MTVTNLTDMVEFILLGFSDLPNLQGILFGIFLVIYLSILIGNGLILVITKVDPALQTPMYFFLGNFSFLEICYTSVTLPRMLMNLWTQKRNISLLACAVQLGFLLILGGTECLLLGVMAYDRYVAICKPLNYPLIMNHRVCIQLVVASWVSGVPVQIGQTYQIFSLPFCGSKELNHVFCDIHPLFAVACGDISLNEFSVYADAVLFAMVPFLLILGSYVKIISTILKLPSATGRSKAFSTCSSHLIVVALFFGSAIIMNLRPKSTHTERTDKILALFYTIVTPMFNPLIYSLRNKDVIAAMKKLFQI